DNA from Asanoa sp. WMMD1127:
CACCCCACCGTCGACCTGGACCCGGGCGTGCTCTTCGTCGACGACGGCGACCTCCTCACGTCGGCCGGGGTGGCCGCCGGGATCGACCTGTGCCTGCACGTGATCCGCCGCGACCACGGCGCGGCCGTGGCCAACCACGCCGCCCGGCGGTGCGTCGTGCCGCCGTGGCGCGACGGCGGGCAGAAGCAGTTCATCGAGCGCCCGCTGCCGGACGGCGACGGCGCCGCGTCGACGGCGGGCACCCGGTCCTGGACGCTCGAACGGCTCGGCGAACCGGTGACCCTGGCCGCGATGGCCGCGCACGCCAACATGAGCGTGCGGACGTTCACCCGGCGGTTCCGCGAGGAGACCGGGGTCAGCCCGGCCCGCTGGCTGCTGCGGCAGCGCACCGACCACGCGCGGCGGCTCCTGGAGACCACCGAGCTCGGCGTCGACCAGGTCGCGCGGCACGCCGGCTTCGGCACGGCGGCGGCGCTACGCCAGCAGTTGCACGCCGCGATCGGTGTGTCACCGACCACGTACCGGCGCACGTTCCGACCCCCCACTGGCGAGCGGGTGCCGCGATAGGCGACTATGCCTCGCATGCGACCGGAGGAGCGGCCGGGAGGCCGGGTGTACGGCGGCGGCGGTCCCGACTACGGAGACCCGCCCGCCGGACGCCCCCCATACGGCGAACCGACCAGCGGCGGCCCGGCACCAACCAGCGACGGCGGCGCCGTCTACGGCGGCCCGACCAGCGGAGGCCCCACCTACGGCACGCCCACCAGCGGCGGCCCCACCTACGGCTCCCCCACCAGCGGAGGCCCCACCTACGGCACGCCCACCAGCGGCGGCCCCACCTACGGCTCCCCCACCAGCGGGGCCCCCACCTACGGCAGCCCCACCAGCGGAGGCCCGAGCTACGGCGGCGGGCCCGTCTACGGCGGCGGCCGCCCCGCGGGCGGCCGGTCCGGCCGCGGCGCCCGGCCCGGCGGCACCCCGCCCGGCCGCGACCCGATCCTGCTCGGCGCCCTGGCGATCGGCGTCATCGGGATCATCCTCGGCATCCTGTTCGCGACCGGCGTCTTCGCCGGCGACGACCCGGCGCCCACGCCACCGCCCGCCACCCAGCCGGCCTCCCCGGCACCGACCACCGCGGGCGGCTAAGCCGCCGCCGCGCCGCGCCGCCCCCGCCGCGCACGGATGTAATCCGACACCACGTAGGCGCCGAGGTCGTCGGACGAGGGCGTGAAGACCCGGCCCCCGCTTCGCCGCGCCACCGCGTCGACGAACCGGCGCAGGCCCGGGTCCTCGCCGAGCATGAACAGGTTCATGGTGGCGCCGTAGCGGGTCAGCCGGTCCACCTCCTGCACCGTCGCGGTGATGGTCTCCCGGGTCGGGGGCCACATGAACACCGGGTAGCCGTCGTCGTCGACGTGCGCGGTCGGTTCGCCGTCGGTCACGATCAGGACGACCGGCTCGGAGCCCGGGTGCCGGCGCAGGTGGCGGCCCGCCTGGCGGAGCGCGTCGTGCAGGTTGGTGCCCTGCTCGTAGTCGGGCTCGATCGCGGCCAGCTCCGCCTGCGACAGCGGCGCCGCCGAGCGGCCGAAGCCGATGATCTGCAGCGCGTCCTGCGGGAACCGGGTGGCGACCAGGTGCGAGAGGGCCAGCGCGGTCTGCTTCATCGGGCCCCAGCGGCCCTCGGCCACCATCGAGAACGACAGGTCGACGCAGAGCGCCACCGCGGCCGACGCGCGCCGCTCGGTCTCGACGACCTCGAAGTCCTCGACCTCGAGCCGCACCGGCACGCCGGCACCGCCCCGGGCCACCGCCCGGGTCACGGTGCGGACGACGTCGAGCGGCTGCTCGTCGCCGTACTCCCAGGGTCGGGATGCGCCCGTCACCTCGCCGGCCGCGCCCGCGTCGCGCAGGTCGTGCTGGCCCCGCCGGCCGGCGGTGAGGTCGGCGAAGACACGGCGCAGGGCCGTGCCCCCGAGCCGGCGCAGCGCCTTCGGCGACAGGGTCAACCCGTCGGCGGTACGCGTGACCCAGCCCTGCCGGCGCATCTCGCGCTCGAGCTCCTGGAGCCGGCGCACGTCGTCGGCGGCGGACCGCCCGAGGGCCCGCTCGACCGACTCCACGTCGACGTCGTCGAGGGTCGCGCCCGGATGTTCCTGGCCGAGCTGGTCGATCAGGTCGTCCAGCTCGCCGATCTCCTCCAGGGCGCCGGTGGCCTCGCCGTACCCGAGCGGCTCGTCGCCCCGCATCCGTTCCCGGCGCTCCCAGGCCAGGTCGGGGCGCAGCGCGCGCAGGTTGTCGTTGAGCCGCGCCATCTGCTGGGCCAGGTCCCCGTTGCCGAGCGCCTGCTGCATC
Protein-coding regions in this window:
- a CDS encoding DJ-1/PfpI family protein; the protein is MRNNSAMTHRIAVLALDHVVGLDLGTPAQVFGTARDAANQRFYEVSVCTAGGRPVRCTAGYTVHPDHDLALAETADTVIVPGIHDGPPLTDGVVDPEVAAALRAAHARGARVMSICTGSFVLAAAGLLDGRQATTHWAYAERFRRFHPTVDLDPGVLFVDDGDLLTSAGVAAGIDLCLHVIRRDHGAAVANHAARRCVVPPWRDGGQKQFIERPLPDGDGAASTAGTRSWTLERLGEPVTLAAMAAHANMSVRTFTRRFREETGVSPARWLLRQRTDHARRLLETTELGVDQVARHAGFGTAAALRQQLHAAIGVSPTTYRRTFRPPTGERVPR